The proteins below come from a single Mesobacillus jeotgali genomic window:
- a CDS encoding UvrB/UvrC motif-containing protein produces the protein MICQECNQRPATLHFTNYSNGEKTELHLCEICAQEKGELFMMNNGPAFSINSLLAGLLNMEPAFPEQKKNAFDAEQVAQCPQCSMTFPQFVKVGRFGCATCYDAFREQLTPIVRRLHSGNSMHNGKIPKRVGGDLHVRKTIDQLKQTLKNLISAEEFEQAAETRDQIRELERKLSAGQEGGE, from the coding sequence ATGATCTGCCAAGAGTGTAATCAAAGGCCGGCAACGCTGCACTTCACGAATTATTCAAATGGAGAAAAAACGGAATTGCACTTGTGTGAAATATGCGCACAAGAAAAAGGCGAATTGTTTATGATGAACAACGGCCCTGCTTTTTCGATCAATAGCTTGCTTGCCGGATTGTTGAATATGGAACCTGCTTTTCCTGAACAGAAAAAGAATGCCTTTGATGCTGAGCAAGTGGCCCAGTGTCCACAATGTTCAATGACATTTCCGCAGTTTGTGAAAGTCGGCAGATTTGGCTGTGCGACTTGCTATGATGCTTTTCGTGAACAGTTAACTCCGATTGTAAGGAGGCTCCATAGTGGTAATTCAATGCATAATGGGAAAATCCCTAAAAGAGTCGGCGGCGACCTTCATGTAAGGAAGACAATCGATCAGCTGAAGCAAACTCTGAAAAACTTGATTTCAGCTGAGGAATTTGAGCAGGCTGCTGAGACAAGGGACCAGATCAGGGAACTTGAAAGGAAATTGTCAGCAGGTCAAGAGGGAGGGGAGTAG
- the folP gene encoding dihydropteroate synthase, with translation MNTVIKAGPYTLDFTDKTLIMGILNVTPDSFSDGGKYNHLDHAVAHARQMISDGADILDIGGESTRPGHERISDEEEISRVVPAIEAISKEVQVPISIDTYKSKVAKSAVDAGAAIINDIWGAKEDPEIADVAAETGVPIILMHNRNDRNYSNFIRDVLNDLYESIMIAKKAGVNDDQIILDPGIGFAKDLRENLEMMHHLDTLVSLGYPVLLGTSKKSMIGGVLDLPVSERTEGTGATVCYGIQKGCQIVRIHDVKEMSRMAKMMDAMMGKGEYRG, from the coding sequence ATGAATACCGTGATAAAAGCCGGTCCATATACACTCGACTTTACAGATAAAACGTTGATCATGGGAATATTGAATGTCACTCCGGATTCTTTTTCGGACGGCGGAAAATACAATCACCTTGATCATGCTGTCGCACATGCCAGGCAGATGATTTCCGATGGAGCGGATATTCTTGATATCGGCGGCGAGTCGACTAGGCCTGGGCATGAACGGATTTCCGATGAGGAGGAGATCAGCAGGGTAGTGCCTGCGATTGAAGCCATTTCTAAGGAAGTCCAGGTTCCGATTTCCATAGACACTTATAAATCGAAGGTAGCCAAAAGTGCTGTCGATGCTGGTGCAGCCATTATCAACGATATCTGGGGAGCGAAGGAAGACCCGGAGATTGCCGATGTCGCGGCAGAAACCGGAGTTCCGATCATCCTGATGCACAATCGAAATGACCGCAATTACTCGAACTTCATCCGTGACGTGTTAAATGACTTGTATGAAAGCATCATGATTGCGAAAAAAGCAGGCGTCAACGATGACCAAATCATCCTGGACCCGGGTATCGGCTTTGCGAAAGACCTCAGGGAAAACCTTGAGATGATGCATCACCTTGATACGCTTGTGTCCTTGGGATATCCCGTACTGCTAGGCACATCGAAAAAATCAATGATCGGAGGCGTGCTTGATTTACCGGTGTCGGAACGTACAGAGGGTACAGGCGCGACCGTTTGTTATGGAATCCAGAAGGGCTGCCAGATCGTCAGGATTCATGATGTAAAAGAAATGTCGCGCATGGCAAAAATGATGGATGCGATGATGGGAAAGGGTGAATATCGTGGATAA
- the folB gene encoding dihydroneopterin aldolase gives MDKIYVNQMEFYGYHGVFPEETRLGQRFAVDLMVELDLSKAGKSDELEHSINYAELYQACKEIVEGKPFKLVEAIAEKIAGTILERFSLVEACHVKVIKPDPPIPGHYKSVAVEITRSR, from the coding sequence GTGGATAAAATATATGTCAATCAAATGGAGTTTTACGGCTACCACGGCGTTTTTCCTGAAGAAACAAGACTGGGCCAGCGTTTTGCAGTGGACCTGATGGTGGAACTGGATCTTTCGAAAGCGGGAAAAAGCGATGAGCTTGAGCATTCCATCAATTACGCAGAGTTATACCAGGCCTGTAAAGAAATAGTGGAAGGCAAACCATTCAAGCTAGTAGAAGCCATTGCTGAGAAAATCGCAGGCACCATCCTGGAGCGCTTTTCACTTGTAGAGGCCTGCCATGTAAAGGTCATCAAGCCAGACCCGCCGATCCCGGGACACTATAAATCCGTCGCAGTTGAAATCACAAGGAGTCGATGA
- the clpC gene encoding ATP-dependent protease ATP-binding subunit ClpC, with protein MMFGRFTERAQKVLALAQEEAIRLGHNNIGTEHILLGLVREGEGIAAKALYGLGLGAEKIQKEVENLIGRGQETSQTIHYTPRAKKVIELSMDEARKLGHSYVGTEHILLGLIREGEGVAARVLNNLGVSLNKARQQVLQLLGSNETSGHQGGGTANANTPTLDSLARDLTAIAREGSLDPVIGRAKEIQRVIEVLSRRTKNNPVLIGEPGVGKTAIAEGLAQQIVNNEVPEILRDKRVMTLDMGTVVAGTKYRGEFEDRLKKVMDEIRQAGNIILFIDELHTLIGAGGAEGAIDASNILKPSLARGELQCIGATTLDEYRKYIEKDAALERRFQPITVDEPTAEESVQILKGLRDRYEAHHRVSITDEAIEAAVKLSDRYISDRFLPDKAIDLIDEAGSKVRLRSYTTPPNLKELEVKLEEVRKEKDASVQSQEFEKAASLRDTEQRLREQLENTKKSWKEKQGKENSEVTVEDIAHVVSSWTNIPVSKLAQTETDKLLNLEEILHSRVIGQDEAVKAVSKAVRRARAGLKDPKRPIGSFIFLGPTGVGKTELARALAESMFGDEDAMIRVDMSEYMEKHSTSRLVGSPPGYVGYDEGGQLTEKVRRKPYSVILLDEIEKAHPDVFNILLQVLEDGRLTDSKGRTVDFRNTIMILTSNVGAEALKRNKYVGFNIQDGEQDYKDMKGKVMEELKKAFRPEFLNRIDEIIVFHALEKPHLKEIVTLMSDQLVKRLKEQEITLELTDAAKEKISEEGYDPEYGARPLRRAIQKHIEDQLSEELLRGTVLTGQNVVIDVENGEFVVKAPEGTAKA; from the coding sequence ATGATGTTTGGACGATTTACCGAGAGAGCACAAAAAGTATTGGCACTCGCACAGGAAGAGGCCATTCGCCTTGGACATAACAATATCGGCACAGAACACATCTTACTTGGCCTGGTGCGTGAAGGTGAGGGCATCGCGGCAAAGGCGCTTTATGGACTTGGTCTAGGAGCGGAGAAAATCCAGAAGGAAGTTGAGAACCTGATTGGCCGCGGCCAGGAAACTTCCCAGACAATCCACTATACGCCAAGAGCTAAGAAGGTCATCGAACTTTCAATGGATGAGGCAAGGAAGCTGGGCCACTCCTATGTTGGAACAGAACATATCCTGCTTGGATTGATCCGTGAGGGAGAGGGTGTGGCTGCAAGAGTGCTGAACAATCTGGGTGTCAGCCTGAACAAGGCACGCCAGCAGGTTCTTCAGCTGCTTGGAAGCAATGAAACTTCAGGACATCAGGGTGGCGGAACGGCTAATGCCAATACGCCGACACTGGATAGCCTTGCTAGGGACTTAACAGCAATCGCGAGGGAAGGCAGCCTTGATCCGGTCATCGGCCGTGCTAAGGAAATTCAGCGTGTCATTGAAGTGTTAAGCCGCCGGACGAAGAACAACCCTGTATTGATCGGTGAGCCAGGCGTTGGTAAAACAGCGATTGCGGAAGGGCTGGCACAGCAAATCGTCAATAACGAGGTACCGGAAATCCTTCGTGACAAGCGTGTCATGACTCTTGATATGGGAACAGTTGTTGCAGGAACCAAGTACCGCGGTGAATTTGAGGACCGCCTGAAGAAGGTCATGGATGAAATTCGCCAGGCAGGAAATATCATTCTTTTCATCGATGAGCTTCACACACTGATCGGTGCTGGCGGAGCGGAAGGAGCGATTGACGCTTCCAATATCCTGAAGCCGTCACTTGCACGCGGTGAGCTGCAATGTATCGGTGCCACCACCCTGGATGAGTACCGCAAATACATCGAAAAAGATGCTGCACTTGAACGACGCTTCCAGCCGATCACTGTTGATGAGCCAACGGCTGAGGAGTCAGTACAAATTTTGAAGGGTCTTCGTGACCGCTATGAAGCTCACCACAGAGTATCGATTACGGATGAGGCAATTGAAGCGGCTGTAAAATTATCGGACCGCTACATCTCTGACCGATTCCTTCCGGATAAAGCAATTGACTTAATTGATGAAGCAGGTTCGAAGGTTCGTCTGCGTTCCTATACAACTCCTCCTAACCTTAAGGAGCTTGAGGTGAAGCTGGAGGAAGTACGCAAGGAGAAGGATGCTTCTGTACAAAGCCAGGAGTTTGAAAAGGCTGCTTCTTTAAGAGATACAGAACAGCGTCTTCGTGAACAGCTTGAAAATACGAAGAAGTCATGGAAAGAAAAGCAGGGCAAGGAAAACAGTGAAGTGACAGTGGAAGACATCGCCCATGTGGTGTCCAGCTGGACGAATATCCCTGTTTCCAAGCTAGCGCAGACTGAGACAGATAAGCTCCTGAACCTGGAGGAAATCCTTCACTCCCGTGTCATCGGCCAGGATGAAGCCGTTAAAGCCGTTTCCAAGGCCGTCAGACGCGCGCGTGCAGGCTTGAAGGATCCTAAACGTCCAATTGGTTCATTTATTTTCCTTGGGCCAACAGGTGTCGGTAAAACAGAATTGGCGAGAGCCCTGGCAGAATCCATGTTCGGTGATGAAGATGCGATGATCCGCGTCGATATGTCAGAGTACATGGAAAAGCATTCGACATCACGACTTGTCGGTTCACCTCCAGGCTATGTCGGATATGATGAAGGCGGCCAATTGACTGAGAAGGTACGCAGAAAGCCATACTCGGTCATCCTGCTTGATGAAATTGAAAAAGCGCATCCAGATGTGTTCAACATCCTGCTCCAGGTACTCGAGGATGGCCGTTTGACGGACTCCAAGGGCCGGACAGTCGACTTCCGCAATACCATCATGATCCTGACATCCAATGTCGGAGCAGAAGCGTTAAAGCGGAATAAATATGTCGGCTTTAATATCCAGGATGGCGAACAGGATTACAAAGATATGAAGGGCAAAGTAATGGAAGAGCTGAAAAAGGCATTCCGTCCTGAATTCCTTAACCGTATCGATGAAATCATCGTCTTCCATGCGCTCGAAAAGCCGCATTTGAAAGAAATCGTTACGTTGATGTCCGACCAGCTTGTGAAGCGCCTGAAAGAACAGGAAATCACGCTAGAGCTGACAGACGCGGCAAAAGAGAAGATTTCCGAGGAAGGCTACGATCCGGAATACGGCGCACGTCCATTGCGCAGGGCAATCCAGAAGCATATCGAAGACCAGCTGTCTGAAGAATTGCTGAGAGGAACTGTCCTCACTGGGCAAAATGTCGTCATAGATGTTGAAAATGGCGAATTTGTTGTCAAGGCTCCAGAAGGAACGGCAAAAGCTTAA
- a CDS encoding helix-turn-helix domain-containing protein, producing MEAEKWGRRIRAYRKLKGFTQETFAKELGVSVSILGEIERGNRLPDERLIVKIAEFLGVEIDELTPQ from the coding sequence ATGGAAGCAGAAAAATGGGGAAGACGTATTCGCGCTTATCGAAAGCTGAAGGGTTTTACACAGGAAACCTTCGCTAAAGAGCTGGGTGTATCGGTTTCCATCCTTGGAGAAATTGAACGCGGCAACAGGTTGCCTGATGAAAGGCTGATTGTTAAAATCGCAGAATTCCTGGGTGTCGAAATAGATGAACTAACACCGCAATAG
- the radA gene encoding DNA repair protein RadA yields MAKRKTKFMCQECGYESPKWMGKCPGCGQWNKMVEEVESTGSTRRGAFANTGNTSVAAKATPITSIETISEPRITTDLNELNRVLGGGVVRGSLVLIGGDPGIGKSTLLLQVSYQLAKKAHSVLYISGEESMRQTKLRADRLGVTSDNLLVYSETNLHEISLTIENSSPDFVIVDSIQTIFHPEVTSAPGSVSQVRECTAELMRIAKTKGIAIFIVGHVTKEGSIAGPRLLEHMVDTVLYFEGERHHTYRILRAVKNRFGSTNEMGIFEMKEVGLEEVANPSEIFLEERSQGASGSTVVASMEGTRPVLVEIQALISPTSFGNPRRMATGIDHNRVSLLMAVLEKRVGLLLANQDAYLKVAGGVKLDEPAIDLAVAVSIASSFRDKPTRASDCIIGEVGLTGEVRRVSRIEQRVQEAAKLGFERIILPENNLGGWTPPRGVELIGVSSVSHALKVTLGG; encoded by the coding sequence ATGGCAAAAAGAAAAACAAAATTCATGTGCCAGGAATGTGGCTATGAATCTCCGAAATGGATGGGGAAATGTCCGGGATGCGGGCAATGGAATAAGATGGTCGAGGAAGTGGAAAGCACTGGCTCGACAAGAAGAGGAGCTTTTGCCAATACAGGTAATACGAGTGTAGCTGCAAAGGCAACCCCAATTACCAGTATTGAAACAATCAGCGAGCCGCGGATTACGACAGATTTGAATGAGTTGAACCGTGTTCTTGGCGGCGGGGTAGTCAGAGGGTCGCTTGTGCTGATAGGCGGGGATCCTGGTATCGGCAAATCGACGTTATTGCTTCAGGTATCTTACCAGCTGGCCAAGAAGGCGCATTCCGTCCTGTATATTTCAGGTGAGGAGTCGATGAGGCAAACGAAGCTCCGCGCGGACCGGCTTGGTGTAACATCGGATAACCTGCTTGTTTATTCGGAAACCAACCTCCATGAAATCAGCCTGACAATTGAAAACAGCAGTCCAGATTTTGTCATTGTTGACTCGATCCAAACTATTTTCCACCCTGAAGTGACCTCCGCGCCAGGGAGTGTATCCCAGGTAAGGGAATGTACAGCTGAGTTAATGAGGATTGCAAAAACAAAGGGAATTGCGATTTTTATTGTTGGCCATGTCACGAAGGAAGGCTCGATCGCCGGACCAAGATTGTTGGAGCATATGGTTGATACAGTTCTATATTTCGAAGGTGAGAGACACCACACTTACAGAATTCTTCGGGCTGTCAAAAACCGTTTCGGGTCTACGAATGAAATGGGTATTTTTGAGATGAAGGAAGTAGGTCTTGAAGAAGTGGCAAACCCATCGGAAATATTTTTAGAGGAAAGATCCCAGGGAGCTTCGGGTTCAACGGTCGTGGCTTCGATGGAAGGAACGAGACCTGTACTGGTTGAAATCCAGGCGCTGATCTCGCCTACTAGCTTTGGGAATCCAAGGCGCATGGCTACCGGAATCGACCATAACCGCGTTTCGCTTCTTATGGCGGTGCTTGAGAAACGTGTCGGGTTGCTGCTCGCTAACCAGGATGCTTATTTGAAGGTCGCCGGCGGAGTGAAGCTGGATGAACCGGCAATCGACCTAGCGGTGGCAGTCAGCATTGCCTCTAGCTTCAGGGATAAACCAACACGTGCTTCTGATTGTATCATTGGCGAGGTGGGGCTGACTGGGGAAGTCAGGAGGGTCTCGAGGATTGAACAGCGTGTCCAGGAAGCGGCGAAGCTTGGCTTTGAAAGAATTATTTTACCGGAGAATAACCTTGGCGGATGGACTCCTCCACGGGGAGTTGAGCTTATCGGGGTATCATCTGTCAGCCACGCATTAAAAGTCACCTTGGGAGGTTGA
- the folK gene encoding 2-amino-4-hydroxy-6-hydroxymethyldihydropteridine diphosphokinase produces the protein MENKAYIALGSNMGDRFGYLTQAIILLESHEQISVVNTSSVYETDPVGFTDQGQFLNMAIQVETSLSPVELLDTCLEIELKLGRKREVKWGPRTLDLDILLYNHENIETEKLTIPHPRMSERAFVILPLLDMDPNLTLPTMKEPLKKYLLSIPDREGVRIWKQKNGEDVFALIES, from the coding sequence GTGGAAAACAAAGCATATATTGCCCTAGGCTCCAATATGGGTGACCGGTTCGGATATTTGACACAGGCCATCATCCTCCTGGAAAGCCATGAGCAGATCTCAGTGGTAAATACTTCTTCTGTCTATGAAACAGATCCGGTAGGTTTCACGGACCAGGGCCAATTTTTAAACATGGCAATCCAAGTAGAGACAAGCCTTTCACCTGTCGAACTTCTCGATACATGCCTTGAGATCGAACTGAAACTTGGGAGAAAAAGGGAAGTAAAATGGGGACCGAGAACTTTGGACCTTGACATTTTGCTGTACAATCACGAAAATATTGAAACAGAGAAGCTTACAATACCGCACCCTCGGATGAGCGAACGCGCATTTGTAATCCTTCCATTGCTTGATATGGACCCAAATCTCACGCTCCCGACCATGAAGGAGCCGCTGAAAAAATATCTACTAAGTATACCGGATAGAGAAGGAGTACGGATATGGAAGCAGAAAAATGGGGAAGACGTATTCGCGCTTATCGAAAGCTGA
- a CDS encoding CtsR family transcriptional regulator, whose protein sequence is MRNISDIIEHYLKQVLEMSDKDIVEIKRSEIADKFQCVPSQINYVINTRFTIERGYLVESKRGGGGYIRIIKVQAYDHAHLIDDLLSLIQTRISQSSAEHVIFRLVEEDVVTDREAKIMLSVLDRSVLYIELPQRDELRARMLKAMLMALKYK, encoded by the coding sequence GTGAGGAATATATCGGACATCATAGAACATTACCTTAAACAGGTTTTAGAAATGAGCGATAAGGACATCGTTGAAATCAAGCGAAGTGAAATCGCCGATAAATTTCAGTGCGTGCCGTCCCAGATCAATTATGTCATCAATACAAGGTTCACGATTGAAAGAGGCTATCTTGTTGAGAGCAAACGGGGTGGCGGCGGCTACATCCGGATCATCAAAGTCCAGGCTTATGATCATGCACATTTGATTGATGATTTACTGTCTTTGATACAGACACGAATTTCGCAAAGCAGCGCTGAGCATGTCATCTTCCGTCTTGTGGAGGAAGATGTAGTCACTGACCGTGAGGCAAAAATCATGCTGAGTGTGCTCGACAGGTCCGTCCTGTATATAGAGCTGCCGCAGCGTGACGAGCTGCGTGCGAGAATGTTGAAAGCCATGCTGATGGCATTGAAATACAAATAA
- a CDS encoding protein arginine kinase: MSLEKFINQAVSSWMSDDGPDSDIVLSSRIRFARNLDEYNFPTLFTNGEAEAVTGTIMERASNTSTAAFGQLEMIKMDEIPPLQKRVLVEKHLISPNLAENSVHGAVLLSENEEVSIMINEEDHIRIQCLFPGFQLGEALKAANEIDDWLEEYVNYAFDENFGYLTSCPTNVGTGLRASVMMHLPGLVLTQQMNRIVPAINQLGLVVRGIYGEGSEALGNIFQISNQITLGKSEEDIVDDLKSVVSQIISQERSAREALAKTSNIQLEDRVFRSYGTLANSRIIETKEAARCLSDLRLGIDMGFIKNISKSILNELMILTQPGFLQQYAGGPLRPNERDIRRAALIRERLKMETKDESGG, encoded by the coding sequence TTGTCATTGGAGAAGTTTATCAATCAGGCTGTCAGCTCCTGGATGAGTGATGATGGTCCTGATTCAGATATCGTCCTTAGCTCTCGCATCCGCTTTGCAAGGAACCTTGATGAATATAATTTTCCGACATTATTCACCAATGGTGAGGCAGAAGCAGTGACAGGTACGATCATGGAACGTGCCAGCAATACTTCGACAGCTGCTTTTGGTCAGTTGGAAATGATTAAAATGGATGAGATTCCGCCTTTGCAGAAAAGGGTGCTGGTCGAGAAGCATTTGATCAGTCCGAATCTGGCAGAAAACTCCGTTCATGGTGCCGTCCTGTTATCTGAAAATGAAGAAGTCAGTATCATGATCAATGAGGAAGACCATATCAGGATTCAATGTTTATTCCCAGGCTTTCAGCTAGGTGAAGCCCTCAAGGCTGCCAATGAAATCGATGACTGGCTTGAGGAATATGTCAACTATGCGTTTGATGAGAATTTCGGCTATTTAACCAGCTGTCCTACGAATGTGGGTACTGGCCTGAGGGCATCGGTGATGATGCACCTGCCTGGCTTAGTTTTGACACAGCAAATGAACCGGATCGTCCCAGCGATTAACCAGCTTGGTTTGGTGGTAAGAGGTATTTACGGCGAGGGCAGTGAAGCACTCGGCAATATTTTTCAAATATCGAACCAAATCACGCTCGGGAAATCGGAAGAGGACATCGTAGACGATTTAAAAAGTGTCGTAAGCCAGATTATATCTCAGGAAAGGTCAGCGCGGGAAGCATTAGCGAAGACTTCTAACATACAATTAGAAGACAGAGTGTTTCGGTCATATGGAACACTTGCAAACAGCAGGATCATCGAAACGAAGGAAGCTGCCCGCTGCCTATCAGATTTAAGGCTTGGTATAGATATGGGTTTTATAAAAAATATATCCAAATCGATTTTGAATGAATTGATGATATTAACTCAGCCCGGGTTTTTACAGCAATATGCGGGAGGACCATTAAGACCGAATGAACGGGATATCCGCAGGGCTGCTTTAATAAGAGAACGTTTGAAAATGGAAACAAAAGATGAGTCAGGAGGATGA
- the lysS gene encoding lysine--tRNA ligase: MSHEELNDQLRVRRDKMSSLREKGMDPFGKRFERTHLTDELISEYGELEKEEIEAKNVSVKIAGRIMTKRGKGKAGFAHIQDLNGQIQIYVRQDAVGEEQYEVFDSADLGDIIGVEGTLFKTKVGELSIKAQDFVFLTKALRPLPEKFHGLKDVEQRYRQRYLDLITSNDSKTTFINRSRIIQSMRRYLDGQGYLEVETPLMHSIAGGASARPFITHHNALDMQLYMRIAIELHLKRLIVGGLEKVYEIGRVFRNEGVSTRHNPEFTMLELYEAYADWRDIMSLTENMVAYIAQDVLGTTTIQYGEYEIDLKPEWKRVHMVDAIKEHTGVDFWPQMSTEGARALAKEHGVEITEHMQYGHIVNEFFEQKVEEHLIQPTFIYGHPVDISPLAKKNDEDSRFTDRFELFIVAREHANAFTELNDPIDQRERFEAQLKEKEQGNDEAHEMDDDFIEALEYGMPPTGGLGIGIDRLVMLLTNSPSIRDVLLFPLMRHR, encoded by the coding sequence ATGAGTCATGAAGAATTGAATGACCAGCTCAGAGTCAGAAGAGACAAAATGAGTTCATTGCGTGAAAAGGGCATGGATCCTTTCGGTAAAAGATTTGAACGCACCCATCTTACTGATGAGCTGATTAGCGAATACGGTGAATTAGAAAAAGAAGAGATTGAAGCAAAGAATGTATCGGTCAAAATAGCTGGACGGATCATGACAAAGCGCGGAAAAGGAAAAGCAGGCTTCGCACATATCCAGGACCTGAATGGCCAGATCCAGATTTATGTCCGCCAGGATGCAGTCGGTGAAGAACAATATGAAGTATTTGATTCTGCTGACCTCGGTGACATTATCGGTGTCGAAGGAACACTTTTCAAAACTAAGGTTGGCGAGCTTTCAATCAAAGCACAAGACTTTGTGTTCTTGACGAAGGCGCTTCGCCCGCTGCCTGAGAAGTTCCACGGGCTGAAGGATGTCGAGCAGCGATATCGCCAGCGTTATCTTGACCTGATAACCAGCAATGACAGCAAAACAACTTTCATCAACCGCAGCCGCATCATCCAGTCTATGCGCCGCTATCTGGATGGACAAGGATACCTAGAAGTAGAAACGCCATTAATGCACTCCATTGCCGGCGGAGCTTCAGCTCGTCCATTCATCACGCATCATAATGCGCTCGATATGCAGCTATACATGCGAATCGCAATCGAGCTTCACTTGAAGCGCCTGATCGTCGGCGGCCTTGAAAAAGTATATGAAATCGGCCGTGTATTCCGTAATGAAGGCGTATCGACAAGACATAACCCGGAATTCACGATGCTGGAGCTTTATGAAGCATATGCTGACTGGAGAGACATCATGTCCCTTACTGAGAACATGGTAGCGTACATCGCTCAGGATGTTCTTGGAACAACAACTATTCAGTATGGCGAATATGAGATCGATCTTAAGCCAGAGTGGAAAAGAGTCCACATGGTAGATGCGATCAAGGAACATACAGGAGTGGACTTCTGGCCGCAAATGAGCACAGAAGGAGCTCGTGCGCTTGCGAAAGAGCATGGAGTGGAAATCACTGAACATATGCAGTATGGCCACATCGTCAATGAATTCTTCGAGCAAAAAGTAGAAGAGCACCTGATCCAGCCAACATTCATTTACGGGCATCCAGTTGATATTTCTCCTTTGGCTAAAAAGAATGACGAAGACTCACGCTTCACAGACCGCTTCGAATTGTTCATCGTTGCCAGGGAACATGCGAACGCATTTACCGAGCTTAATGATCCGATCGATCAAAGAGAGCGTTTTGAAGCACAGCTAAAAGAAAAAGAACAAGGTAATGATGAAGCACACGAAATGGACGATGATTTCATCGAAGCATTGGAATACGGTATGCCTCCAACAGGCGGACTTGGAATCGGGATCGACCGACTCGTTATGCTCCTGACTAATTCACCATCCATCAGGGACGTACTATTATTCCCGTTGATGCGTCACCGTTAA
- the dusB gene encoding tRNA dihydrouridine synthase DusB encodes MLKIGDIEMKNQVVLAPMAGICNSAFRLTVKEFGAGLVCAEMVSDKGIVSQNNRTLDMLYIDEREKPLSLQIFGGEKEMLVQAAEYVDKNTNADIIDINMGCPVPKITKCDAGAKWLLDPNKIYEMVSAVVDAVEKPVTVKMRMGWDDEHIFAIENARAVERAGGKAVALHGRTRIQMYEGTANWDIIRDVKQAVNIPVIGNGDVQTPQDARRMLDETGADGVMIGRAALGNPWMIYRTVKYLETGELMGEPSAREKIDVSILHLDRLIALKNEHIAVREMRKHAAWYLKGIRGNATVRNGINECSTRDELVSLLKNFADEAEAKEQIAHQAG; translated from the coding sequence ATGCTCAAGATTGGCGATATCGAAATGAAAAACCAAGTCGTCCTTGCGCCAATGGCTGGCATCTGCAACTCAGCGTTCCGTTTGACCGTAAAAGAATTCGGCGCGGGGCTAGTCTGTGCCGAAATGGTCAGCGACAAAGGGATTGTTTCTCAAAACAATAGAACACTCGACATGTTATATATAGATGAACGGGAAAAGCCGCTCAGCCTGCAGATTTTTGGCGGTGAAAAGGAAATGCTTGTTCAGGCTGCGGAATATGTGGACAAAAATACGAATGCCGATATCATTGATATCAACATGGGCTGTCCGGTACCAAAAATCACGAAATGTGATGCAGGTGCGAAATGGCTGCTCGACCCAAACAAAATCTATGAAATGGTATCAGCTGTGGTAGATGCAGTTGAGAAGCCAGTTACAGTAAAAATGCGCATGGGCTGGGATGACGAACATATTTTCGCCATCGAGAATGCCCGAGCTGTAGAACGGGCAGGCGGAAAGGCAGTAGCCCTTCACGGCCGTACACGTATACAGATGTATGAAGGAACTGCGAACTGGGATATTATCCGTGACGTGAAGCAAGCAGTAAACATTCCGGTAATCGGCAACGGAGATGTCCAGACTCCTCAGGATGCTAGGAGAATGCTTGATGAGACAGGTGCAGATGGAGTCATGATCGGCCGAGCTGCTCTTGGAAACCCATGGATGATCTACCGTACGGTAAAATATCTGGAAACAGGCGAACTAATGGGGGAACCAAGTGCACGTGAAAAAATCGACGTCAGCATCCTGCACCTTGACCGCCTGATTGCTTTGAAGAATGAACATATTGCTGTCCGTGAAATGCGCAAGCATGCAGCATGGTACCTAAAGGGTATCCGCGGAAACGCAACTGTCCGTAACGGGATTAATGAATGCTCAACAAGAGACGAGCTTGTCAGCCTGCTGAAAAACTTTGCGGATGAAGCGGAAGCAAAAGAGCAAATAGCACACCAGGCTGGATAA